In Acidimicrobiia bacterium, one genomic interval encodes:
- the rsmD gene encoding 16S rRNA (guanine(966)-N(2))-methyltransferase RsmD: MRIIAGAAKGRRLKGPPGDSTRPMMDRVKEAIFSSLGSAVNGARVLDLYAGSGSLGLEALSRGAESATFVEWRRDVARVLRENVDTVALGGVVVPEKVEDHLKKPGARVDLAFVDPPYDLALPSVEQVLGLLTRRLVDGAIVVLHRRVGSGEPALPPGLEVAGRHRYGDAEVTMLTKEDR; the protein is encoded by the coding sequence GTGAGGATCATCGCCGGAGCCGCCAAGGGACGCCGGCTCAAGGGTCCGCCCGGTGACTCCACCCGGCCGATGATGGACCGGGTGAAGGAGGCGATCTTCTCCTCGCTCGGCTCGGCGGTCAACGGGGCCCGGGTGCTCGATCTCTACGCAGGATCCGGCAGCCTGGGCCTTGAGGCGTTGAGCAGAGGGGCGGAGTCAGCCACCTTCGTCGAGTGGCGGCGCGATGTGGCCCGGGTACTGCGGGAGAACGTCGACACGGTCGCGCTCGGTGGGGTGGTCGTCCCCGAGAAGGTCGAGGATCACCTCAAGAAGCCGGGGGCGCGAGTGGATCTCGCATTCGTTGACCCCCCCTACGACCTGGCACTACCGTCGGTTGAACAGGTTCTCGGTCTATTGACCCGTAGGCTGGTCGACGGCGCGATCGTGGTGCTCCACCGCAGGGTGGGATCCGGCGAACCCGCGTTGCCTCCCGGTCTCGAGGTTGCCGGTCGGCACCGATACGGAGATGCGGAGGTCACCATGCTGACCAAGGAGGATCGGTGA
- the coaD gene encoding pantetheine-phosphate adenylyltransferase, producing the protein MITALVPGSFDPPTNGHVDVVSRCVAVFDRVVVGVVTNPSKQPLFTIEERKAMLEECCPWDTVEVAGFEGLLVDFAREIGADIVVKGLRAMTDFDYEIQLAQMNRQLSGIVTMFIATKPEFGYLSSSLVKEVAGFGGSVDELVPDVVAKALQERFRK; encoded by the coding sequence GTGATCACGGCTCTGGTCCCTGGCAGTTTCGACCCGCCGACCAACGGGCATGTCGATGTCGTGTCGCGCTGCGTGGCGGTGTTCGATCGGGTGGTGGTCGGAGTGGTAACCAATCCGTCGAAGCAGCCGCTGTTCACTATCGAAGAGCGCAAGGCGATGCTCGAGGAGTGCTGCCCCTGGGACACCGTCGAGGTGGCCGGGTTCGAGGGCCTGCTCGTCGACTTCGCCCGTGAGATCGGCGCCGACATCGTGGTGAAGGGCCTGCGGGCGATGACCGACTTCGACTACGAGATCCAGCTCGCGCAGATGAACCGACAGCTTTCCGGCATCGTGACCATGTTCATCGCCACGAAGCCTGAGTTCGGCTACCTGTCTTCGTCACTGGTGAAGGAAGTAGCCGGATTCGGGGGATCGGTGGATGAACTCGTCCCCGATGTCGTCGCCAAGGCCCTTCAGGAGAGGTTCCGCAAATGA
- a CDS encoding DUF177 domain-containing protein, with amino-acid sequence MTRGHAPFRIPVSDVHGDGGKRRSVTIDAEIEWPLELSVVGPHLHADLVLQGAAGGVLVRGVIDTDVTHTCHRCLVEWAEPLRVEFSEVLGLDEDPDAYPLDGDVADLEIPIRDAVLLSVTLVPTCKPDCRGICATCGGDLNTNSCPGHDEDGDSPFASLRELFES; translated from the coding sequence ATGACCCGGGGACATGCTCCCTTCCGCATCCCCGTTTCCGATGTCCACGGTGATGGCGGCAAACGCCGTTCCGTCACCATCGACGCCGAGATCGAGTGGCCCCTCGAGTTGTCGGTGGTGGGGCCTCATCTGCACGCCGATCTGGTGTTGCAGGGCGCCGCCGGCGGAGTGCTCGTCCGGGGGGTGATCGACACCGACGTCACCCACACCTGCCACCGCTGCCTGGTGGAGTGGGCCGAACCCCTTCGAGTCGAGTTCTCCGAGGTGCTCGGGCTCGATGAGGATCCCGACGCCTACCCCCTCGACGGAGACGTCGCCGACCTCGAAATCCCCATACGCGACGCCGTATTGCTGTCGGTGACGCTTGTTCCGACGTGCAAGCCCGACTGTCGCGGAATTTGCGCCACGTGCGGGGGCGACTTGAATACCAACTCCTGCCCGGGGCATGACGAGGATGGTGACTCCCCGTTTGCGTCGTTGCGGGAATTGTTCGAATCCTGA
- the rpmF gene encoding 50S ribosomal protein L32 → MAVPKKKMSASRTRRRKAMWKITPTATIRCPQCNAPKLSHRVCKECGTYKGREVLPS, encoded by the coding sequence ATGGCGGTCCCGAAGAAGAAGATGTCCGCCTCCCGCACCCGGCGGCGGAAGGCGATGTGGAAGATCACTCCTACTGCCACCATTCGCTGCCCGCAGTGCAACGCGCCCAAGCTTTCTCACCGCGTCTGCAAGGAGTGCGGTACGTACAAGGGCCGGGAGGTCCTCCCCAGCTGA
- the plsX gene encoding phosphate acyltransferase PlsX — MVRIALDAMGGDFAPQQTVLGAIDASARGVDVVLVGDEGLLRTELEKAGPDLPIVHAPDVIDMSDDPAAAIREKKGASVSVAARLVSEGLAAGMVSAGSTGAAMAAAAIVIGRIPGVSRPAIATIFPLGTPTVVLDAGANIDVKASHLAQFAVMGSVVAEVYLGVTEPTVGLLNIGEEEGKGRDLEREAHKVLSGQAGIRFVGNVEGRDLGRGKADVIVTDGFTGNVLLKTAEGSVRAVARVILEAISSDTDPEVQTAAQVILPRLMALRARFDPEAYGGAHLVGVKGTVVIAHGSSSRVAIANALAMAAEGAERGLVARIEAGLSGG; from the coding sequence ATGGTCCGTATAGCGCTCGACGCCATGGGCGGGGACTTCGCCCCACAGCAGACGGTTCTTGGCGCGATCGACGCGTCGGCCCGCGGGGTCGATGTCGTCCTCGTAGGCGACGAGGGCCTTCTCCGCACCGAACTCGAGAAGGCCGGCCCCGATCTCCCGATCGTTCACGCCCCCGATGTGATCGACATGAGCGATGACCCCGCCGCCGCGATCCGGGAGAAGAAGGGCGCATCGGTGAGCGTCGCCGCCCGTCTGGTCAGCGAAGGCTTGGCCGCTGGCATGGTCTCGGCCGGATCGACCGGAGCGGCAATGGCTGCGGCCGCCATCGTCATCGGGCGTATCCCCGGCGTATCCCGGCCAGCCATCGCCACCATCTTCCCGCTGGGCACCCCGACCGTGGTGCTCGACGCCGGCGCCAACATCGACGTCAAGGCCAGCCACCTTGCCCAATTCGCCGTCATGGGATCGGTGGTGGCCGAGGTGTACCTCGGGGTCACCGAGCCCACGGTGGGTCTGCTCAACATCGGTGAGGAGGAGGGGAAGGGCCGCGATCTCGAGCGCGAGGCCCACAAGGTCCTTTCCGGGCAGGCGGGCATCCGCTTCGTCGGCAATGTCGAGGGCCGCGACCTGGGCCGAGGTAAGGCCGATGTGATCGTGACCGACGGTTTCACCGGCAATGTGCTTCTCAAGACCGCCGAGGGCTCGGTCCGGGCAGTGGCCCGGGTGATCCTCGAGGCGATCTCGTCGGACACCGATCCCGAAGTGCAGACCGCGGCCCAGGTGATCCTCCCCCGCCTCATGGCGCTGCGCGCCCGGTTTGATCCCGAGGCATATGGCGGAGCGCACCTCGTCGGGGTCAAGGGCACCGTGGTGATCGCACACGGGTCGTCGTCGCGCGTCGCCATCGCCAATGCCCTCGCGATGGCCGCCGAAGGCGCCGAGCGGGGACTGGTGGCGCGCATCGAGGCCGGGCTGAGTGGTGGCTGA
- the rnc gene encoding ribonuclease III, whose protein sequence is MAEPAPALETALGHTFADRSLLDLALTHRSWIGEEDTDESNERLEFLGDAVLGLIVSTELHEAWDLTEGEMAKVRAGVVNEATLAVVARSIGLDASLRVSRGEEASGGRHKASILSDGMEALIGAVFLDGGFEAAREVVLERWRPIIAERASAPGERDYKTRLQEVIAQEGSVPVYDMIGSGPDHSRAFAATVRVGDEVIGRGTGTSKKRAQQAAARAALEARGFADA, encoded by the coding sequence GTGGCTGAGCCCGCCCCGGCACTGGAGACTGCCCTGGGCCACACCTTTGCCGACCGCTCGCTTCTCGACCTCGCCCTCACCCACCGGTCGTGGATCGGCGAGGAGGACACCGACGAATCGAACGAGCGCCTCGAGTTCCTCGGCGACGCGGTGCTGGGGCTGATCGTCTCGACTGAACTCCACGAAGCCTGGGATCTGACCGAGGGCGAGATGGCAAAGGTGCGGGCGGGGGTCGTCAACGAGGCGACGCTGGCCGTGGTCGCCCGCTCGATCGGCCTCGACGCGTCGCTGCGCGTCAGCCGTGGCGAGGAGGCCAGCGGGGGCCGCCACAAGGCATCGATCCTGTCGGACGGCATGGAGGCTCTGATCGGCGCGGTGTTTCTCGACGGTGGGTTCGAAGCCGCCCGGGAAGTCGTTCTCGAACGGTGGCGGCCGATCATCGCCGAACGCGCCTCGGCTCCCGGGGAGCGCGACTACAAGACCAGGCTTCAGGAGGTGATCGCCCAGGAGGGAAGTGTCCCGGTCTACGACATGATCGGATCGGGACCCGACCACTCGCGGGCATTCGCCGCGACGGTCCGGGTAGGAGACGAAGTGATCGGCCGCGGCACCGGCACATCGAAGAAGCGCGCCCAACAGGCCGCTGCCCGGGCGGCGCTCGAAGCGCGCGGCTTCGCCGATGCCTGA
- the mutM gene encoding bifunctional DNA-formamidopyrimidine glycosylase/DNA-(apurinic or apyrimidinic site) lyase: protein MPELPEVESTRRFLAPVIVGHTIRAADVRRDRMVRRHERPGDFADRVVGRRIESLDRRGKFLLARLAGDITWVTHLGMSGRIAVAEPGEAEAPHTNVVVHIDGPVEIRLVDPRTFGFVAAWTADELALMFEGRIGRDALGDLPTSRDLEQALAGRTSPIKALLLDQRIVSGLGNIYVDEVLHRAAIRPDRPGGSLDALEVRALRRAIRPVLEAGIRHGGTSLGDLAYLLPDGRAGDYMQRLAAYGREGEPCRRCGGIIERSVIRDRSSFWCAGCQV, encoded by the coding sequence ATGCCTGAGCTGCCTGAGGTCGAGTCCACCCGCCGATTTCTCGCCCCGGTGATCGTCGGGCACACGATTCGGGCGGCCGATGTGCGGCGTGACCGGATGGTCCGTCGCCACGAACGGCCCGGCGACTTTGCCGATCGGGTCGTCGGCCGGCGGATCGAATCGCTCGACCGACGAGGCAAGTTCCTCCTCGCCCGGCTCGCCGGCGACATCACCTGGGTGACTCACCTGGGGATGTCGGGACGGATCGCGGTGGCCGAACCGGGCGAGGCCGAAGCCCCCCACACCAACGTCGTCGTCCACATCGACGGGCCGGTAGAGATCAGGCTGGTGGATCCGCGCACTTTCGGGTTCGTGGCGGCGTGGACGGCCGACGAACTGGCGCTGATGTTCGAGGGCCGGATCGGACGGGACGCGCTCGGCGATCTCCCCACCTCTCGGGACCTCGAGCAGGCGCTGGCCGGTCGCACCAGCCCGATCAAGGCGCTGCTGCTCGACCAACGGATCGTCAGTGGCCTCGGCAACATCTATGTCGACGAGGTCCTCCACCGCGCCGCCATTCGTCCTGATCGCCCCGGAGGATCTCTCGACGCCCTCGAGGTGCGGGCACTCCGGCGGGCCATCAGACCCGTTCTCGAAGCCGGCATCCGCCACGGGGGGACGAGCCTGGGCGACCTCGCGTACCTGCTCCCCGATGGCCGCGCCGGCGACTACATGCAGCGTCTGGCGGCGTACGGGCGCGAGGGGGAACCATGTCGGCGATGTGGTGGCATCATCGAGAGGAGCGTCATCCGCGATAGGAGCAGTTTCTGGTGCGCCGGCTGTCAAGTGTGA
- a CDS encoding acylphosphatase has product MKAIRVVVAGRVQGVGFRWSTRRAAERIGVTGWVRNREDGAVEAHIEGPAERVAAMVAWLEQGPAEAKVASVETAEASPEGVEGFGIRA; this is encoded by the coding sequence ATGAAGGCGATCCGGGTGGTGGTTGCCGGGCGGGTGCAGGGGGTGGGTTTTCGCTGGTCGACTCGCCGGGCCGCCGAACGAATCGGAGTGACCGGATGGGTACGCAATCGGGAGGATGGCGCGGTCGAGGCTCACATCGAGGGGCCAGCGGAGCGGGTGGCGGCGATGGTGGCGTGGCTCGAGCAGGGTCCTGCCGAGGCGAAGGTGGCCAGTGTCGAGACCGCCGAGGCATCGCCAGAGGGCGTCGAAGGGTTCGGGATCAGGGCTTGA
- the smc gene encoding chromosome segregation protein SMC has translation MHLKTLTLVGFKSFAERTRIECEPGVTVVVGPNGSGKSNLVDAIAWAMGTQATTSLRTSKMEDVIFAGTAIRSALGRAEVSLTFDNSSGRLELDMADVTVTRRLFRDGTSEYEINGAPCRLLDIQELLSDSGVGRHQHVLVGQGRIDSVLNASPEEHRAVIEEAAGVVKHRARRDRAMRRLEATDIDLSRLRDLLNEQQKRIKPLKRQASAAARHDEVRNAWRSVRLWVGGERLRDARTRLQELSTTETENRKSLDASVAEREHIVASLGDLQAAAGETGEALDRDTAAAGRLETSAERFHRIALVARERRIALEATMTGVDTRRRDLTAEHDDLASRIAATRTEETGAGETADRAEMMFRSLEEEERSLADADRLPAEGAAASMRGDLAALEAAAIRDERESAELAQRRGGVAAIVDEEGRELDRLRGEAGELSAERSRLAREHESAGIAAERDRVDFAAAEDAHRAVETVLAAARARVEALEAAGAGLADPETRERAAALEGVMGTIAARLDVPGRLIAAVATALGPWSDAFVTRDVAGVASAAGALKSEGRGGVAFVSGTGDGKVPAREAAVSGGGHAIVDLLGPGADRVLAGSLLGDVVLVEGWVQARAIVAAYPGVRVVTPEGDLVTSVGIVAAHPDGVGPAAIEAARVAAERAETDAARAASRQTTALRARQASTAREAEAAAASNAMERRVAAIEETLALLERSRAERQAELDRLDARARAIAEAASGRSERIVRMRSRVDDLEGDDSVRQAAWDDIARRREEIAGRRDDARKRREEAAAVLAAAAERRSLLETRLAEVAGALAGGEPVVDTGRVTLLARVEDHARRAGEAVRSHLGAIRERQRLLRSEAGEAGSRLDKARERREALNSIIESARESLSAVGVEAAELRVRDESISEGLRRDIDASEEEALGAPRPEIPEGVEPEAHADSLHATLRRLGPINQLAAAEYRELSERVEFMDGQLADLEESRSELRKVIKALDEEIGRLFRHAFDDIAAKFAENFSVLFPGGTGRLELTHPDDPLETGVEIHAQPMGKKVGRLTLLSGGERSLAALAFLFGVFRSRPSPFYVLDEVEAALDDANLRRFIRLVDTLRDTSQLVIITHQQQTMEAADILYGVTMEPGETSRVLAKRMTVAAKATSN, from the coding sequence GTGCATCTGAAGACCCTCACACTGGTGGGATTCAAGTCCTTCGCCGAGCGGACCAGGATCGAGTGCGAGCCCGGGGTGACCGTGGTCGTCGGCCCGAATGGCTCTGGCAAGTCGAACCTGGTCGACGCGATCGCGTGGGCCATGGGTACCCAGGCCACCACCTCCCTTCGCACCTCGAAGATGGAGGACGTGATCTTCGCCGGGACGGCCATACGGTCGGCGCTGGGCCGGGCGGAGGTTTCGCTCACCTTCGACAACTCCTCGGGGCGTCTCGAACTCGACATGGCCGACGTGACGGTGACCCGGCGGCTCTTCAGGGACGGCACGAGCGAGTACGAAATCAACGGAGCCCCGTGTCGGCTGCTCGACATCCAGGAACTCCTCTCCGACAGCGGGGTGGGGCGCCATCAGCATGTTCTCGTCGGTCAGGGCCGGATCGACTCAGTGCTCAATGCCAGCCCCGAGGAGCATCGGGCAGTTATCGAGGAGGCGGCCGGTGTGGTCAAGCATCGGGCACGCCGCGACCGGGCGATGCGGCGACTCGAGGCCACCGACATCGACCTTTCCCGGCTACGCGATCTGCTCAACGAGCAGCAGAAGCGGATCAAGCCCCTCAAGCGTCAGGCGAGTGCCGCCGCTCGCCACGATGAGGTTCGCAACGCCTGGCGATCCGTGCGGCTGTGGGTGGGGGGTGAGCGTCTCAGGGATGCACGGACCCGTCTCCAAGAGCTCTCGACCACCGAGACCGAGAACCGCAAGTCGCTCGACGCTTCCGTGGCCGAACGCGAGCACATCGTCGCCAGTCTTGGAGACCTGCAAGCCGCCGCAGGCGAGACCGGAGAGGCACTCGACCGCGACACCGCGGCCGCAGGGCGCCTCGAGACTTCGGCCGAGCGGTTCCACCGGATAGCCCTGGTCGCCCGTGAGCGCCGGATCGCGCTGGAGGCGACGATGACCGGGGTCGATACTCGGCGGCGCGACCTCACCGCCGAGCACGACGACCTCGCCAGTCGGATCGCGGCGACCCGCACCGAGGAGACCGGTGCCGGGGAGACAGCCGATCGCGCCGAGATGATGTTCCGCTCGCTCGAAGAGGAGGAGCGATCGTTGGCCGATGCCGATCGGCTCCCCGCCGAGGGCGCCGCCGCTTCGATGCGGGGTGACCTCGCCGCCCTCGAGGCCGCCGCAATTCGCGACGAGCGCGAGTCGGCCGAGTTGGCGCAGCGCCGTGGCGGGGTGGCGGCCATCGTCGACGAGGAGGGAAGGGAGTTGGACCGGCTCCGCGGCGAAGCCGGCGAGTTGTCTGCCGAGCGCTCCCGGTTGGCCAGGGAGCATGAGAGTGCCGGGATCGCAGCCGAACGCGATCGAGTGGATTTCGCTGCAGCCGAGGACGCCCATCGGGCTGTCGAGACGGTGCTCGCCGCCGCCCGGGCAAGGGTGGAGGCGCTGGAAGCGGCCGGGGCAGGTCTGGCCGACCCCGAAACCCGGGAGCGGGCGGCGGCCCTCGAGGGGGTCATGGGCACGATTGCCGCCCGCCTCGATGTACCCGGCCGGTTGATCGCCGCCGTCGCCACCGCCCTGGGTCCGTGGTCGGACGCATTCGTCACCAGGGACGTCGCCGGTGTCGCCTCCGCGGCTGGGGCGTTGAAGTCTGAGGGCCGGGGGGGAGTGGCTTTCGTCAGCGGCACCGGCGACGGCAAGGTGCCGGCCCGTGAGGCGGCCGTGTCCGGTGGTGGGCACGCCATCGTCGACCTGCTCGGGCCCGGAGCCGACCGGGTACTGGCGGGCTCGCTGCTCGGTGATGTCGTCCTGGTCGAGGGCTGGGTCCAGGCACGAGCGATCGTCGCGGCCTACCCGGGGGTACGGGTGGTCACGCCTGAAGGCGATCTGGTCACTTCGGTCGGCATCGTCGCCGCTCACCCCGACGGTGTCGGCCCCGCGGCGATCGAGGCGGCCCGCGTCGCTGCCGAACGGGCCGAGACCGATGCCGCCCGCGCCGCCAGCCGGCAAACCACCGCGCTTCGGGCGCGTCAGGCCTCCACCGCCCGGGAGGCCGAGGCTGCCGCCGCCTCCAACGCGATGGAGCGCCGGGTGGCTGCGATCGAGGAAACCCTGGCATTGCTCGAACGGTCACGGGCGGAGCGCCAGGCTGAGCTCGATCGGCTCGATGCCCGCGCCCGGGCGATCGCAGAGGCTGCTTCCGGGCGGAGTGAACGGATCGTGCGGATGCGGAGCAGGGTCGATGACCTCGAAGGTGACGACTCGGTTCGGCAGGCAGCGTGGGACGACATCGCCCGCCGCCGCGAGGAGATTGCGGGGCGGCGCGACGATGCCCGCAAGCGCCGCGAAGAGGCGGCCGCCGTCCTCGCCGCCGCTGCCGAGCGGCGCTCACTCCTCGAGACGCGACTGGCCGAAGTCGCCGGAGCGCTCGCCGGAGGCGAACCCGTGGTTGACACCGGCCGGGTGACGCTGCTGGCAAGGGTCGAGGACCACGCCCGCCGTGCGGGTGAAGCGGTTCGCAGCCACCTGGGCGCAATCCGCGAGCGCCAGCGGCTGCTGCGGTCGGAGGCCGGCGAAGCTGGATCGAGGCTGGACAAAGCGCGCGAACGGCGTGAGGCGCTCAACTCCATCATCGAATCCGCCAGGGAGTCGCTGTCGGCGGTGGGGGTGGAAGCAGCCGAACTGCGGGTGCGTGATGAGTCGATCTCCGAGGGACTCCGTCGGGACATCGACGCCTCCGAGGAGGAAGCGCTCGGCGCTCCTCGGCCCGAGATCCCCGAGGGGGTCGAACCCGAGGCGCACGCCGACTCACTGCACGCCACCCTTCGCCGCCTCGGTCCGATCAACCAGTTGGCTGCGGCCGAGTACCGCGAACTCAGTGAACGGGTCGAGTTCATGGACGGGCAGTTGGCCGATCTAGAGGAGAGCCGGTCCGAACTCCGCAAGGTGATCAAGGCTCTCGACGAGGAGATCGGCCGCCTGTTCAGGCATGCGTTCGACGACATCGCGGCCAAGTTCGCCGAGAACTTCTCGGTGCTGTTCCCCGGTGGCACTGGCCGCCTCGAACTCACCCACCCCGACGATCCGCTCGAGACGGGTGTGGAGATCCACGCCCAGCCGATGGGCAAGAAGGTGGGGCGCCTCACCCTGCTCTCGGGCGGCGAGCGATCGCTGGCCGCCCTCGCCTTTCTGTTCGGGGTGTTCCGCTCGCGGCCCAGCCCCTTCTACGTCCTCGACGAGGTCGAGGCGGCACTCGATGACGCCAACTTGCGACGGTTCATCAGGCTCGTCGACACGCTTCGTGACACTTCGCAGTTGGTGATCATCACCCACCAGCAGCAGACGATGGAAGCGGCCGACATCCTGTATGGCGTCACCATGGAGCCCGGCGAGACCTCGCGAGTACTGGCCAAACGCATGACCGTTGCGGCAAAGGCAACCTCGAACTGA
- the ftsY gene encoding signal recognition particle-docking protein FtsY has product MDPILTVAAVVAALVIGVVVWRWRFRRESPQIRRVTPTVDRPPAIRGFGGRLGGLFGRGIDDAFWAGVEETLIEADVGVASSVGIVERVRNQGVSTPEEARAALRRELIAAFADRDRSLTLEGSPAVIVVVGVNGSGKTTTIAKIASLLQSEGKSVLLGAADTFRAAAAEQLKQWGARLGVDVVAGQEGADPASVAFDARSAAAARGIDVVIIDTAGRLHSKRNLMDELGKVVRILGRDGPVSEVLLVLDGTAGQNGIVQTKAFVGSVGVTGVILTKLDGTARGGIAVAVERELGVPVKLLGVGEGPGDLLHFQGERFVDALMEEE; this is encoded by the coding sequence ATGGACCCGATTCTGACGGTTGCCGCGGTTGTCGCCGCCCTCGTCATCGGGGTCGTCGTCTGGCGATGGCGATTCCGCCGGGAGTCACCCCAGATCCGTCGAGTCACTCCGACGGTCGATCGCCCCCCCGCCATCCGCGGTTTCGGGGGGCGGCTCGGCGGTCTCTTCGGGAGAGGCATCGACGACGCCTTCTGGGCCGGGGTCGAGGAGACGCTGATCGAGGCCGATGTCGGGGTGGCATCTTCTGTGGGGATCGTGGAGAGGGTCCGCAATCAAGGGGTGTCGACGCCTGAGGAGGCGCGGGCAGCGCTGCGGCGCGAGTTGATCGCCGCCTTCGCCGACCGGGATCGGAGCCTCACCCTGGAGGGAAGCCCGGCGGTGATCGTCGTCGTCGGCGTGAACGGCTCGGGCAAGACCACGACGATCGCCAAGATTGCCTCCCTCCTGCAAAGCGAGGGGAAATCGGTGCTGTTGGGGGCGGCCGACACTTTCCGCGCCGCGGCCGCAGAGCAGCTGAAGCAGTGGGGTGCTCGCCTCGGGGTCGACGTGGTCGCCGGCCAGGAGGGCGCCGACCCGGCCTCGGTGGCGTTCGATGCACGCTCGGCGGCGGCGGCCCGTGGAATCGACGTCGTCATCATCGACACCGCCGGCCGGCTCCACTCGAAGCGGAATCTCATGGACGAACTCGGCAAGGTCGTCCGGATCCTTGGACGCGATGGGCCGGTCTCAGAGGTGCTGCTGGTGCTCGACGGCACCGCGGGCCAGAACGGCATCGTCCAAACCAAGGCGTTCGTCGGGTCTGTCGGGGTGACCGGGGTCATCCTCACCAAACTGGACGGCACCGCCCGAGGCGGCATCGCGGTCGCCGTCGAACGCGAGTTGGGGGTGCCGGTGAAGCTGCTCGGAGTGGGCGAGGGTCCCGGTGACCTGCTTCACTTTCAAGGAGAGCGATTCGTCGACGCGCTGATGGAGGAAGAGTGA